A section of the Nitrospirota bacterium genome encodes:
- a CDS encoding acyltransferase family protein, which produces MTERSEYLDIAKALGIMAVVYGHASGPFANFVSLYHMALFFFVSGFFFKDSYTPDPVALVKKRIKSLYVPFITYGLFFGLLHNFLFKVNIYTERLDSVYNKVSYLSTNREYLLNLLKIASFAKIEQILAPLWFLPVLFLVNMLFVAVSYVIYRIKPGRKELWLAVAIAGLFCLGFLFYPEKNLVLRPLSIAMVVTVMFYFGYLFKRYESAFDFNAAYAFACFMVLAVSSRFGTIDTGGHQFVSPAFYLACSLCGIYLNLYIAKAVVAGSLLKNFFVYAGRNTITILALHFLA; this is translated from the coding sequence ATGACAGAACGGTCGGAGTATCTCGATATAGCCAAGGCTCTGGGCATCATGGCCGTAGTGTACGGCCACGCCTCAGGCCCATTTGCGAACTTTGTATCCTTGTACCACATGGCGCTTTTTTTCTTCGTTTCGGGTTTTTTTTTCAAGGACAGCTACACGCCGGACCCGGTTGCCCTCGTGAAAAAGAGGATCAAGTCTCTCTATGTGCCATTCATCACCTATGGTCTTTTCTTCGGTCTTCTCCATAATTTCTTATTCAAGGTAAATATCTACACCGAAAGGCTGGATTCGGTCTACAACAAGGTCTCCTATTTATCCACCAATCGGGAATACCTTCTGAACCTGCTGAAGATCGCGTCCTTCGCGAAGATCGAGCAGATCCTGGCGCCGCTCTGGTTCCTGCCGGTGCTTTTCCTGGTGAATATGCTGTTCGTGGCAGTCAGCTATGTCATCTACAGGATCAAACCTGGCCGCAAGGAACTCTGGCTGGCAGTGGCAATTGCCGGACTGTTCTGTCTCGGGTTCCTCTTTTATCCCGAAAAGAACCTCGTCCTGCGCCCGCTCAGCATCGCCATGGTCGTAACCGTGATGTTCTACTTCGGATATCTTTTCAAGCGATACGAAAGCGCTTTTGATTTCAACGCGGCTTACGCCTTCGCCTGTTTCATGGTCCTTGCGGTCAGCTCCCGGTTCGGCACCATCGATACGGGCGGGCATCAGTTCGTTTCCCCGGCTTTTTACCTTGCCTGCTCTTTGTGCGGGATCTATCTGAACCTGTATATTGCGAAGGCCGTTGTGGCAGGATCATTGTTAAAGAATTTTTTCGTCTATGCCGGAAGAAATACCATCACCATTCTGGCCCTGCATTTTCTCGC
- the ccoS gene encoding cbb3-type cytochrome oxidase assembly protein CcoS, which translates to MYLLIFLTVCIGLAGWLLFLWAVKSGQYDDVEGPKYRMLEDEEDEKKSEEEAPDKDHPGT; encoded by the coding sequence CTTTTGATCTTTCTCACGGTATGCATCGGCCTCGCCGGCTGGCTGCTCTTCCTCTGGGCGGTCAAGAGCGGGCAGTACGACGATGTGGAGGGCCCGAAGTACCGCATGCTCGAGGACGAGGAAGATGAAAAGAAGAGCGAGGAAGAGGCCCCTGACAAGGATCATCCCGGAACATGA